A window of the Dunckerocampus dactyliophorus isolate RoL2022-P2 chromosome 21, RoL_Ddac_1.1, whole genome shotgun sequence genome harbors these coding sequences:
- the lama1 gene encoding laminin subunit alpha-1 isoform X2 codes for MGLFPAILNLASNAEISSNATCGDPEPEVYCKLVEHVPGRLIKNPHCPKCDANSILSKERHPITNAIDGTNRWWQSPSIKNGRQFHWVTITLDLKQVFQVAYIIIKAANSPRPGNWILERSLDGVTFDPWQFYAISDSECLSRYNITPRLGPPTYKGDTEVICTSYYSRLEPLEHGEIHTSLINSRPGADDLTSELLNFTSARFIRLRLQRIRTLNADLMTLSLRDPRDVDPIVTRRYYYSIKDISVGGMCICYGHAQSCPLDPVTKKLQCVCEHNTCGESCNHCCPGYHQQPWQPGTVTDGNTCEKCNCHNKASDCYYNQTVADLRLSVNTHGVRRGGGVCVDCRQNTAGINCGTCADGYYRPARVSPYADSPCVDCDCDLRGAASSICRSDDTLPGVSAGQCVCKEGFTGRQCDRCAFGFRDFPLCSRCECNLAGSLNRDPCDACACKANVMGVHCDLCKAGFYNLQDADPLGCTDCFCFGVSDVCESSTWSTAQVVSTDAWLHPLHKYPAIVGNELPTSSSNTSSGSISSQQELSWVAPESFLGNKLSSYGGFLNFSIVYHGPSDDHLITAHADVVIEGNGGALHLSLPRVLSLSPSAEHSVAVAMLPKQFVGEQTGVQVSRDDLLSVFAEVTSLRVQVHLNASASGAMQLALVSLDVADSRSPSSVQAVAMEMCECPWGYGGTSCESCLPGFYRVGGVLFGGNCMQCECNDHASECDVNGVCLGCRHNTTGPHCDQCLPGFYGDATEGSADDCRRCPCPLTEMSNSFSPTCVMDTFGHVTCDQCQEGYTGTNCQKCSSGFYGNPQVVGGTCVRCECNNNVDISEEGHCDGVTGECLRCRSNTGGRHCETCVAGFYGDAVHEKNCQDCNCTLSGSLSSICDATTGQCPCRENVTGRACDRCQSGFFGLQREQGCVACACNKSGSLAESCDDNGRCRCVDGVDGDKCDRCGRGYFGFHANGCTACTCNHTGGNCHQETGECICPAHTEGDTCEKCEEGYWGHNLVEGCKACSCSAEGSSAPQCDLTSGQCPCKEGFSGKSCDQCVPGHYGYPACALCGCDTAGTQEDMCNATLGVCDCRHTGECVCKAAVAGRRCEECIAGFFGLTSENPDGCSQCFCSGLSQDCEERGGLTRHLITLGRSPALLPLVSQSRLQGVTSGVYQQGGDMLLDTRQLNTSTLSGPLYWRLPPQFEGNQMLSYGGMLSYVVTFYAEDAQGLTNHEPQVLMRGGTMRKLVIYTDMAAPDNGVPTQHDMRLTEHKWKYFNSVSEKAVSHSDFLSVLSDLQYVIIKASYGTRLQQSRISNITMETAVEEQDVDGSVARLIESCVCPLGYAGMSCQECAAGFFRQPLSELSAQARKSLFVRPCVPCRCNNHSSSCNAETGDCQECQHYTSGRSCHLCAQGYYGKVSGSISDCSLCACPLRDNTFSPTCVSEGPLGDFRCTSCLTGYEGRYCERCSLGYYGNPSLLGGLCTPCSCSNWGSLHPLCDPLTGQCECKAGVKGQTCDQCVERHVLEGGECVSCDDECTGVLLDDLDKLQEYFSTINMSSIAMAPYRQLVALENHTRDMQVMFSERVSVEMRLPGMQEDALQLTSDLSDLIERAASLSNDSEEVGVSTNERISDGAHLLENINKIQDKIEALEREAELLNRTADKALEAANRTRLLADMASMLESMRAINLTMASSSVTRELSLSESLIHSLQLDFLSSAEDAASRLRPLSANLTAHLEKLQEAQTHMEEAARQNNQTNMLLDTTNTLLSHYQSAHQNVSDACTCVEDRMEESQLLLSDIVNLTEEFTNITVQVDVLGGELDQWRPLLRKKVESLVVGLKMTDSLESVYRAESHAHLLQSHAHSLHSSLSSVCNFSQNGSRLVPLDVEVTDLVNEAWQVAFEAHRSADHALNMTSLSEQPLSVEGGARLSNVSIVLEESHVINKTSEDLKLKVSMATVRQQMLSNLLHNKSVLLHQPLRELQSLSNGSLQVQEAQLQASLASSSLQEALQHLQTLRLKLQDSFSVVEKTNMSVAETHQLMTHTRDAAHEVQRKLEEAEHRTQSLSDRIKPLSMLGESLSRNLSDIRELIDQARRQAASIKVAVQADGDCVRSYRPEIQSSNFNTLTLTLKTKSPDNLLFYLGSKTTVDFLAVEMHDGKVSLVWDVGSGSTKLQYPGLDITNNKWTRINATRIGARGFLLVHQLEAPPPSQAVTATSPGPTRVLDIDNSTVIHIGGLADDSQRPAVLQWSTFQGCLGEASLNEKNIGLWNYNTRQGQCGGCFSSPQAEETSFHFDGSGFSLVQKSLRATSTSIVLLFKTLSPGGLLLYLASNNTRDFLSIELVEGSVRLTFDLGSGALVLTSSRKYNTGVWHKVTLQRNRRKGYLSIMAADQSSEKEVLEAESPGTASDLNRSDLDPIYIGGLPASRPIRRQVVSRSYVGCIKNVEIARLNFDLLRDAYGVRKGCVVEAVRSVSVLSGGFVQIAPRSLGQEAEILLSFKSSNQSGVLLAALTDKPAQRQHFLSVHLLSGSLEAELGEIGGPSRRVAVVAPEGGSFADGTKHSVIININKKSLSIQVDERNAKSVSLLPGGLSRLATASFFIGGLPSEAGSHLPNKLKNMSKLFRGCIQHLVLGGRLIDLSAAVRYEGAELDSCLLEERVRGAVLPEEQDVEPTLDPSHLSVAPPTHLSAVSPGALMCTPEAEPSFLPTAAQFGSTRHSHMTFVIDPITVRKSVSIRLSVRSRAQDGLLLLLSDANQMDFAILRLAAGRLLMSADLGKGATSAVSSAAINDGKWHTVSANISRRLVSVSVDSFTPDLATVKGNQLDVNSRLYLGGLPHMHNTRRINVTTSLPGCIHSVSLNGVTLDLSRPASQHEVTSCFSKEETGSYFNGSGYAALVRDGYKVGSDVSVSMEFRTSQSEGILLGISSAKVDAIGLEMIKGQVLFNVNNGAGRVSVRSVGHTLCDGRWHRLLARKTKHTLSLSIDGRSTTITNPYPQSTSAETNNPVYLGGYPDGTKQNCLSVKSAFRGCLKNVELIKSHLITPLDLSRAHVSLGVTPNSCPAA; via the exons ATGG GTTTGTTCCCAGCCATTTTGAACTTGGCCAGTAATGCCGAAATCTCAAGCAACGCCACATGTGGAGACCCTGAACCGGAAGTTTACTGCAAACTAGTGGAACATGTCCCGGGACGATTAATCAAGAACCCTCACTGTCCAAAATGTGACGCCAACTCCATTCTGTCCAAAG AACGTCATCCCATCACCAACGCCATCGACGGAACCAATCGATGGTGGCAAAGTCCCAGCATCAAGAATGGACGCCAGTTTCACTGGGTCACCATTACCCTGGATTTGAAACAG GTCTTTCAGGTGGCTTACATCATCATTAAGGCGGCCAACTCTCCTCGACCAG GTAACTGGATTCTGGAGCGGTCTCTGGATGGCGTGACATTCGATCCATGGCAGTTTTACGCCATCAGCGACTCAGAATGTCTGTCACGTTACAACATTACGCCAAGACTCGGACCTCCGACCTACAAAGGAGACACGGAGGTCATCTGCACCTCGTACTACTCCAGGCTGGAGCCTCTGGAGCATGGAGAG ATTCACACATCACTGATTAACAGTCGACCCGGAGCAGACGATTTGACCTCGGAACTCTTGAACTTCACCTCAGCTCGTTTTATCAGACTTCGCTTGCAGCGAATCAGGACGCTCAACGCCGACCTGATGACGCTGAGCCTGCGGGACCCGCGAGACGTCGACCCCATTGTGACCCGTCGG tATTATTACTCCATCAAAGACATCTCTGTGGGCGGGATGTGTATCTGCTATGGCCACGCCCAAAGCTGTCCACTGGATCCTGTTACCAAG aAACTACAGTGTGTATGTGAGCACAACACCTGTGGAGAGAGCTGCAACCACTGTTGCCCGGGTTACCATCAGCAACCATGGCAACCAGGGACTGTCACTGACGGAAACACATGCGAAA aGTGTAACTGTCACAACAAAGCCAGCGACTGTTACTACAATCAAACGGTGGCTGATCTCAGGCTGAGTGTGAACACCCACGGCGTCCGACGAGGAGGCGGAGTTTGTGTCGACTGCCGGCAGAACACGGCCGGTATCAACTGTGGGACCTGCGCGGATGGATACTACAGACCTGCCCGG gtttcTCCTTATGCTGACTCTCCTTGTGTGGATTGTGATTGCGATCTTAGAGGAGCGGCGTCTTCCATCTGCAGGAGCGATGACACTTTGCCAG ggGTTAGTGCGGGCCAGTGTGTGTGCAAAGAAGGTTTCACAGGCCGCCAATGTGACCGCTGTGCTTTTGGTTTCCGGGACTTCCCTCTGTGCTCTCGCTGCGAGTGTAACCTCGCCGGCAGCCTCAACAGAGACCCGTGCGACGCCTGCGCTTGCAAG GCTAACGTAATGGGAGTTCACTGCGACCTGTGTAAAGCCGGGTTCTACAACCTGCAGGACGCCGACCCGCTGGGCTGCACCGACTGCTTCTGTTTTGGCGTGTCGGACGTCTGCGAGAGCTCCACTTGGTCTACAGCACAG GTGGTCTCTACAGACGCTTGGCTCCACCCCCTCCACAAATACCCCGCCATCGTCGGCAACGAGCTACCCACTTCCAGCAGCAATACCTCCTCTGGATCAATCAGCAGCCAACAAGAGCTCTCGTGGGTGGCACCTGAAAGTTTCCTTGGCAACAAG CTATCATCCTATGGAGGTTTCCTGAACTTTTCCATAGTCTATCATGGCCCGTCGGACGACCATTTAATCACCGCTCACGCTGACGTCGTCATCGAG GGTAACGGGGGAGCGCTGCACCTCTCGCTGCCTCGCGTCCTCTCCCTCTCGCCGTCAGCCGAGCACTCCGTTGCCGTAGCGATGCTCCCGAAGCAGTTTGTCGGCGAGCAAACAGGTGTCCAGGTTAGCCGCGACGACCTGCTGTCGGTGTTTGCGGAGGTGACCTCGCTGAGGGTCCAAGTTCACCTGAACGCCTCTGCCAGTGGAGCAATGCA ACTCGCCTTGGTGTCTCTGGATGTTGCTGACTCTCGATCTCCATCCAGCGTCCAGGCGGTTGCTATGGAGATGTGTGAATGTCCCTGGGGGTACGGCGGTACTTCCTGTGAG TCGTGCCTTCCAGGTTTTTACAGGGTGGGCGGAGTCTTGTTCGGAGGAAACTGTATGCAGTGCGAATGTAACGACCATGCCTCCGAGTGTGATGTCAATGGCGTCTGTCTG GGTTGTAGACACAACACCACTGGTCCGCACTGTGATCAGTGTCTCCCCGGCTTTTATGGTGACGCTACAGAGGGGTCAGCGGACGACTGTCGCCGCTGTCCATGTCCTTTGACGGAGATGTCTAACAG TTTCAGTCCAACATGCGTGATGGACACTTTTGGACATGTGACATGTGACCAGTGTCAGGAGGGATACACTGGGACCAACTGCCAGAA GTGTTCCAGCGGTTTCTACGGTAATCCCCAGGTAGTGGGCGGGACCTGTGTCCGCTGTGAATGCAACAACAACGTGGACATCAGTGAGGAGGGACACTGCGACGGCGTGACCGGGGAGTGTCTGCGTTGTCGCAGCAACACAGGCGGGAGACACTGTGAGACGTGCGTGGCTGGTTTCTATGGCGACGCGGTGCATGAGAAAAATTGCCAAG aTTGCAACTGCACTCTCAGTGGCTCATTGTCGAGCATTTGTGACGCCACAACAGGTCAGTGCCCCTGTCGAGAGAACGTGACTGGACGGGCGTGCGACCGCTGCCAG TCGGGGTTCTTTGGGCTGCAGCGTGAGCAGGGCTGCGTCGCATGTGCTTGCAACAAGTCTGGATCTCTAGCTGAGTCATGTGACGACAACGGGAGGTGCCGATGCGTGGACGGCGTCGACGGGGACAAGTGTGACCGGTGTGGCCGCGGGTATTTTGGTTTCCATGCCAACGGCTGCACAG CATGCACCTGCAACCACACGGGTGGGAACTGCCATCAGGAGACAGGGGAGTGCATCTGCCCCGCCCACACTGAGGGAGATACCTGTGAAAAGTGTGAGGAAGGATACTGGGGTCACAATCTGGTTGAAGGCTGCAAG GCTTGCAGCTGCAGTGCAGAAGGTAGCTCCGCCCCTCAGTGTGATCTAACCAGTGGCCAGTGTCCGTGCAAAGAGGGTTTCTCTGGCAAGTCATGTGACCAGTGCGTGCCAGGTCACTATGGTTACCCAGCCTGCGCGCTGTGTGGCTGTGACACGGCGGGAACGCAAGAAGACATGTGTAACGCAACGCTTGGAGTGTGTGACTGTCGACACACGGGGGAGTGTGTGTGCAAG GCGGCCGTGGCGGGACGACGCTGCGAGGAGTGCATTGCGGGGTTCTTTGGTCTGACATCGGAGAATCCGGACGGCTGCTCTCAGTGTTTCTGTTCCGGACTCAGTCAGGACTGCGAGGAGCGGGGGGGCCTCACTAGACATCTT ATCACGCTGGGTCGCTCTCCCGCTCTGCTGCCATTGGTTAGCCAGTCTCGCCTGCAGGGCGTCACATCAGGAGTCTACCAGCAGGGCGGCGACATGCTCCTCGACACTCgccagctcaacaccagcacgCTGTCGGGTCCTCTCTACTGGAGGCTACCCCCTCAGTTTGAAGGCAACCAG ATGTTGTCGTACGGCGGCATGCTCTCCTATGTGGTGACTTTTTACGCGGAGGACGCTCAAGGGCTGACCAATCATGAGCCTCAAGTGCTGATGAGGGGCGGGACCATGAGGAAGCTGGTTATCTACACTGACATGGCTGCCCCTGACAATGGCGTCCCCACCCAGCATGACATGAGGCTGACAGAG CACAAGTGGAAGTATTTTAACTCCGTATCTGAGAAGGCGGTGAgtcacagtgacttcctgtccgTGCTGAGCGACCTGCAGTACGTCATCATCAAGGCTTCCTATGGGACAAGACTGCAGCAGAGCAG gatTTCCAACATCACCATGGAGACGGCAGTAGAAGAACAGGACGTGGACGGCTCAGTGGCTAGACTGATCGAGTCGTGTGTGTGTCCACTGGGTTACGCTGGAATGTCTTGTCAG GAATGTGCGGCAGGTTTTTTCCGCCAGCCGCTGTCGGAGTTGTCGGCTCAGGCACGGAAGTCCCTGTTTGTGCGTCCATGTGTCCCGTGTCGATGCAACAACCACAGTAGCAGCTGCAACGCGGAGACCGGCGATTGTCAG GAGTGCCAACATTACACCAGTGGGCGGAGCTGTCACCTGTGTGCACAAGGGTATTATGGGAAGGTCAGCGGCTCCATTAGTGACTGCTCGCTGTGTGCCTGCCCTCTACGGGACAACAC TTTCAGTCCCACCTGTGTGTCTGAGGGACCGCTCGGAGACTTCCGCTGTACTTCCTGTCTGACAGGATATGAGGGGCGCTACTGTGAGCG GTGCTCCCTGGGTTACTACGGTAACCCCTCATTGTTAGGTGGGTTGTGCACACCATGCAGCTGCAGCAATTGGGGGTCCCTGCATCCTCTGTGTGACCCGCTGACCGGGCAGTGCGAATGCAAAGCTGGGGTTAAAGGTCAAACATGTGACCAGTGTGTTGAGCGCCACGTCCTGGAGGgaggagagtgtgtgt CGTGCGATGACGAGTGCACTGGCGTCCTGCTGGACGATTTGGACAAGCTGCAAGAGTACTTCAGCACCATCAACATGAGCAGCATTGCCATGGCACCCTACCGCCAGCTGGTGGCGCTGGAGAATCACACCAGAGATATGCAG GTGATGTTTTCAGAACGTGTTTCCGTGGAGATGCGACTGCCCGGAATGCAAGAAGATGCCCTTCagttgacctctgacctcagtGATCTGATAGAGCGG GCCGCAAGTCTGTCAAATGACAGTGAGGAAGTGGGCGTGTCCACCAATGAGCGCATCTCAGACGGGGCTCATCTGCTGGAAAACATCAACAAGATTCAAGACAAGATTGAAG CTCTTGAGAGGGAGGCGGAGCTACTGAACCGGACTGCAGACAAAGCACTGGAAGCAGCCAATCGCACACGCCTACTGGCGGACATGGCCTCCATGTTGGAAAGTATGAGAGCCATCAATctaacgatggccagcagctcagTTACTCGGGAGCTCAG TCTCTCAGAATCTCTCATCCACTCGCTCCAGCTCGACTTCCTCTCCAGCGCAGAGGACGCTGCTAGTAGGCTCCGCCCCCTCTCTGCCAATCTCACCGCTCACTTGGAAAAGCTGCAAgaagcacaaacacacatggaAGAAGCCGCACGacaaaacaatcaaacaaaCATGCTGCTGGACACCACAAACACTCTTCTCAGCCACTATCAG TCAGCACATCAGAACGTCAGTGATGCATGTACGTGCGTGGAGGACAGGATGGAGGAAAGCCAGCTGCTGCTGAGCGACATCGTCAACCTGACGGAAGAGTTCACCAACATCACTGTG CAGGTGGATGTGCTGGGAGGTGAGCTGGATCaatggcgccctctgctgaggAAGAAAGTGGAGTCCCTCGTTGTCGGATTGAAGATGACAGATTCACTGGAGAGTGTTTACCGGGCAGAGAGCCACGCCCATTTGCTTCAGAGCCACGCCCACTCTCTGCACAG CTCTCTGTCGTCAGTGTGTAACTTCTCCCAAAATGGCAGCCGATTGGTTCCTCTTGATGTTGAGGTCACCGATCTCGTCAACGAGGCCTGGCAGGTTGCCTTCGAGGCTCACCGGTCTGCTGACCACGCTCTCAATATG ACCAGCCTATCAGAGCAGCCGCTATCAGTGGAGGGCGGGGCCAGGCTGAGCAATGTCTCCATCGTGCTCGAGGAGAGTCATGTGATCAACAAGACATCTGAAG ATTTGAAGCTGAAGGTCTCCATGGCAACCGTAAGACAGCAGATGCTCAGCAACCTTCTACATAACAAGAGCGTTCTCCTCCATCAGCCGTTGAGGGAGTTGCAGAGCCTTTCTAACG GATCGTTGCAGGTGCAGGAAGCGCAATTGCAGGCTTCACTTGCTAGCTCCAGCCTGCAGGAGGCACTGCAGCACTTGCAAACCCTCAGACTGAAGCTGCAGGATTCTTTTTCTGTGGTGGAGAAAACCAACATGAGCGTGGCTGAGACACATCAGCTGATGACGCACACGCGCGACGCAG CCCACGAGGTGCAGCGTAAACTGGAGGAGGCGGAGCATCGCACGCAGAGTTTGAGTGACAGGATAAAGCCCCTGAGCATGCTGGGAGAAAGCCTGAGCAGGAACCTGTCTGATATTAGAGAGCTCATCGATCAGGCCAGGAGACAAGCGGCGTCG ATTAAGGTGGCAGTGCAGGCAGATGGAGACTGCGTCCGATCATACCGACCTGAAATCCAATCAAGCAACTTCAACACCTTGACTTTGACCTTAAAGACGAAGAGTCCCGACAATCTGCTCTTCTACTTGGGCAGCAAGACAACG GTGGACTTTCTTGCGGTGGAGATGCATGATGGGAAAGTTTCTCTAGTCTGGGATGTCGGTTCAGGCAGCACCAAGTTGCAGTATCCAGGATTGGACATCACCAATAATAAGTGGACAAGAATCAACGCCACGCG GATTGGCGCACGAGGATTCCTATTGGTCCATCAGCTGGAGGCGCCACCCCCGTCACAGGCGGTGACAGCAACATCACCTGGACCCACCCGCGTTCTAGACATCGACAACAGCACGGTGATCCACATTGGAGGACTGGCAGATGACTCTCAG AGGCCGGCAGTGTTGCAGTGGTCTACGTTTCAAGGTTGTTTGGGTGAAGCGTCGCTCAATGAGAAAAACATCGGATTGTGGAACTACAACACCAGACAGGGACAATGTGGAGGCTGCTTTAGCAG TCCACAGGCAGAGGAGACGTCCTTCCACTTTGATGGTTCTGGTTTCTCATTGGTCCAAAAGTCTCTTCGAGCCACATCCACttccattgttttgttgtttaaaacgCTGTCTCCAGGCGGATTACTGCTGTACTTGGCATCCAACAACACC AGGGACTTCCTCTCCATCGAGCTGGTGGAGGGCTCTGTCCGTCTGACCTTTGACCTGGGGTCTGGCGCTTTGGTCCTGACCTCCAGCAGGAAGTACAACACAGGAGTGTGGCACAAGGTTACGCTACAAAGGAACAGACGCAAAGGCTACCTCTCTATCATGGCGGCTGACCAGTCATCGGAGAAAGAAGTGTTGGAGGCGGAGTCACCCGGCACCGCCTCCGATCTGAACCGCTCTGACCTGGACCCCATTTACATCGGAGGACTTCCTGCTTCTCGACCAATCAG GCGACAAGTCGTCTCCAGGTCATACGTTGGCTGCATCAAGAACGTAGAGATCGCGCGGTTGAACTTTGACCTTCTGCGGGATGCTTATGGAGTGAGGAAAGGATGTGTAGTCGag GCGGTGCGGAGTGTCTCCGTGTTAAGCGGCGGTTTCGTCCAGATTGCTCCTCGTTCACTTGGCCAGGAGGCGGAGATTCTCCTGTCTTTCAAATCCAGTAACCAATCAGGAGTTCTCCTAGCCGCCCTTACTGATAAACCCGCTCAGCGACAG cacttcctgtccgtccacCTGCTCTCTGGTTCTCTGGAGGCAGAGCTCGGGGAAATAGGCGGGCCCAGTCGGCGTGTGGCGGTCGTGGCACCTGAAGGCGGATCCTTCGCTGATGGAACAAAGCACTCTGTCATCATTAACATCAACAAGAA GTCGCTTTCCATCCAGGTGGACGAGCGAAATGCCAAGTCAGTCTCACTGTTGCCGGGCGGGTTGTCCCGTCTCGCCACGGCGTCCTTTTTCATTGGCGGACTGCCTTCAGAGGCGGGGTCTCACTTGCCAAACAAATTAAAGAACATGTCCAAGTTGTTCAGAGGATGCATCCAACACCTGGTGCTTGGAGGACG GCTTATAGACCTTTCGGCTGCTGTGAGGTATGAGGGGGCGGAGCTTGACAGCTGCCTATTGGAGGAAAGAGTCAGAGGGGCGGTGCTTCCGGAAGAGCAGGATGTAGAACCCACCCTTGACCCTTCCCACCTGTCAGTagccccacccacccacctgAGTGCCGTGTCACCTGGAGCACTAATG TGTACGCCAGAAGCCGAGCCGAGCTTCCTGCCTACCGCAGCTCAGTTTGGCTCAACACGACACAGTCACATGACTTTCGTCATCGACCCAATCACTGTGCGCAAAAG CGTGTCCATACGCTTGTCGGTTCGAAGCCGAGCTCAGGACGGATTGCTGCTGCTTCTCTCCGACGCCAACCAGATGGACTTTGCCATCCTACggctggcggcggggcggctgCTGATGTCAGCTGACCTGGGGAAAGGCGCCACCTCCGCCGTTTCGTCTGCCGCCATCAACGACGGGAAATGGCACACA GTCAGCGCCAACATCAGTCGCCGCCTCGTCTCCGTCTCTGTGGACAGTTTCACTCCGGACTTGGCGACGGTTAAAGGGAACCAGCTGGATGTTAACAGCAGACTGTACCTTGGTGGACTACCGCACATGCACAACACTAGAAGGATCAAT GTCACCACGAGTCTTCCAGGATGCATCCACTCTGTCAGTCTGAACGGCGTCACGCTGGATCTCTCCCGGCCGGCTTCACAGCAtgaggtcacttcctgtttcagtAAGGAGGAGACAGGAAGTTACTTTAACGGCAGTGGATACGCCGCACTCG TGCGGGATGGCTACAAGGTGGGTTCTGACGTGTCTGTGTCTATGGAGTTTCGGACGAGCCAATCAGAGGGCATCTTGCTTGGTATTAGCAGTGCAAAGGTGGATGCCATTGGACTAGAGATGATTAAAGGACAG GTGCTCTTTAACGTCAACAATGGTGCAGGCCGAGTGTCCGTTCGTTCCGTTGGCCACACGCTGTGCGATGGACGCTGGCACCGCCTGTTGGCCAGGAAGACCAAACACACCCTGAGTCTGAGCATAGATGGGCGGAGCACCACCATCACAAACCCTTACCCACAATCCACCTCTGCTGAGACCAACAACCCAGTGTATTTGGGAGGGTATCCAG acggAACCAAACAGAACTGTCTGTCCGTCAAGTCGGCTTTCAGAGGCTGCCTGAAGAACGTGGAGCTCATCAAGTCTCACCTCATCACGCCCCTGGACCTGAGCCGCGCTCACGTCTCATTGGGCGTCACCCCCAACTCCTGTCCTGCTGCCTAG